A part of Natator depressus isolate rNatDep1 chromosome 18, rNatDep2.hap1, whole genome shotgun sequence genomic DNA contains:
- the SDHB gene encoding succinate dehydrogenase [ubiquinone] iron-sulfur subunit, mitochondrial encodes MAAAVVGVSLKRRVPAVTLWAAARQACRGAQTAAAAAPAAQAIAPRIKTFAIYRWDPDKPGDKPHMQTYEIDLNKCGPMVLDALIKIKNEMDSTLTFRRSCREGICGSCAMNINGGNTLACTKRIDTNLSKVSKIYPLPHMYVVKDLVPDMSNFYAQYKAIEPYLKKRDESNQGKEQYLQSIEDRQKLDGLYECILCACCSTSCPSYWWNGDKYLGPAVLMQAYRWMIDSRDDYTEERLAQLEDPFSLYRCHTIMNCTQTCPKGLNPGKAIAEIKKMMSTYKEKAVSA; translated from the exons ATGGCAGCGGCCGTAGTCGGCGTCTCCTTGAAGCGCCGCGTCCCCGCGGTGACCCTGTGGGCGGCCGCGCGGCAG GCCTGCCGTGGAGCAcagacagcagctgcagcagcacccgCTGCTCAGGCCATAGCACCACGTATCAAGACGTTTGCTATCTACAGATGGGATCCAGACAAGCCTGGGGACAAGCCGCACATGCAGACCTATGAAATTGATCTGAATAA GTGTGGGCCTATGGTACTTGATGCGCTGATCAAGATAAAAAATGAGATGGACTCCACTCTGACCTTCCGCAGATCATGTAGGGAAG GCATTTGTGGCTCCTGCGCTATGAACATCAATGGTGGGAACACCCTGGCCTGTACCAAAAGAATTGACACCAACCTTAGCAAGGTCTCCAAAATCTACCCTCTCCCCCATATGTATGTGGTAAAGGATCTTGTTCCG GACATGAGTAACTTCTATGCTCAGTACAAAGCCATTGAGCCTTACCTGAAGAAGAGGGATGAATCGAATCAGGGCAAAGAACAGTATCTGCAGTCTATAGAAGATCGTCAGAAACTG GACGGACTCTATGAATGCATTCTGTGTGCCTGCTGCAGTACCAGCTGCCCCAGTTACTGGTGGAATGGAGACAAATACCTGGGCCCTGCGGTGCTTATGCAG GCATATCGCTGGATGATTGACTCCAGAGATGACTACACAGAAGAACGTCTGGCACAGCTTGAGGACCCATTTTCCCTCTACCGCTGTCATACCATCATGAACTGCACACAGACTTGCCCCAAG